The following DNA comes from Helicobacter kayseriensis.
GACAAGATGCCCTCAAATGGGGGAAGCCTCTTGCTACTTTATTGGGAGCGTTTTTGGCACAAAAGCGTCTTGGGATTTGTGCGATTGGAGGAAAAGATTCGATGAGTGGGAGCTTTGAAGAGCTCAATGTCCCCCCTACTTTTGTCTCTTTTGCTTTTAGTGCGACAGACAGCTCGCTTCTTATCTCTCCAGAATTCAAATCTCCCCATCATTTTGTCTATTGGATCAAGCCTGAGCTAGATTCCTTTGGCCTGCCTGACAATCTAAAAAAGCACTTCCAAAACATTTCAAGCTTGATTGAACAAAAGATCATTCTCTCAGCCTATACGCCAACCTTTGGAGGAGTGGCAGAAGCGATTATGAAAATGTGTTTTGGCAACAAGATCGGCTTTGCATTTGAAGATTCTGTTTGCATGGAAGAAATCTTTTCTCTCTCTTATGGTTCTTTTGTCATAGAAAGCACGCAAGAGCTTGATTTTGGGGTTAAATTAGGAGAAACTTCCTCACACCCTCACATAACCTACAAAGACTCCTCTCTCTCTTTAAAAGAGCTCTTAGAGCTTTATCAAAAGCCCCTAAGATCTCTTTATAAAACAGATGCTCCATCTTTGCAAATCCCACTTGCACCTATTGAAAAAACAAACACATCTTATACTGCATCCTATCTCAAGCATCTCAAGCCTCGCGTGATCCTCCCAGTGTTTTTTGGCACAAATTGCGAATACGACACGCAAAGAGCTTTTGAAGAAGCAGGGGCGGAAGTCCAAACCCTCATCATTGCAAATCGCACAAATGAACAAATCCAAGAATCAATTCACAAGATGCAAAAAGCCCTTAGAGATTCTCAAATCCTTTTCTTATCGGGAGGATTCTCTGGTGGAGATGAGCCTGATGGCTCAGCCAAAATGATCAAGTCCTTTTTCTACAATCAAACTCTAAGAGAAGAGATAGAGCGATTCTTATCCCAGCAAGATGGGCTTATTGGAGGGATTTGCAATGGTTTTCAAGCCCTCATTAAACTAGGACTTGTTCCTTTTGGGAAGATCATCCCCTCTCGCCCCTCTCATCCTACGCTTTTGCATAATGCAATCTTGAGACATCAATCCAAAATTGTCCAAATCAAAGTATGCTCCAATGCCTCTCCATGGCTTTCCCAAACTCAAATAGGGGAGATTTTCTCTGTCCCCATTTCGCACGGAGAAGGACGCTTTTATGCCTCTAAAGAAATGATTGATACTTTGATTCAAAAAGGACAGATTGCGACACAATATGTAGATTTGGAGGGCAATCCAAGTGCCTGCATTGATTACAATCCCAATGGCTCAATCTATGCTATTGAGGGAATCATTTCAGAAGATGGAAGAGTTTTTGGGAAAATGGGACATACAGAACGCACTGGGAAAAATCTCTATAAAAATATTCAAGGAAATTTTGAGATGAAAATTTTCAAAGGAGCGGTTGAGTATTTTAAATAATCCTCACTGCTTAGAGATCTAAGCGATTAGATCAAGACAAGATTCCATCATTTCATCTTGTCTTGATTGCTATGCTCAAATATGATTTTTCATTTGTTGTAAATTTGATTGGAGGAAGTCTCCAATCTCCCCCTCATTTATCCTTTGATCAAGCTTTTGATATATTGATCAGCCAAATAAAGTCCATTTCCACTATCGCTCACCATTTTGAGCTTATCAACAATGCCTCTAAAAAGCGCTTCTTCTTCGTGTTGCTCACTCACATACCATTGCAAGAAATTAAAAGTTGGATAATCCTTACAAGAAAGCGTGAAATCAACAAGCTCATTGATTGATTGAGTGATTTCTACCTCATGAGCATATGTTTTCTCAAACACATCAATCAAGGAAGAAAACTCGCTCATTGGCTTTTGAATCAACTCTAGCTCTACTTTTGAATCTGTTTCATTGAGATAGGTGATCAATTTCTTAGCATGTGCGCTCTCCTCATCTGCATGTGCAAACAAAAATGCCCCAGCCCCATCAAATCCTTGAGCATAGCACCAAGAACTCATACTCAAATAAAGATTTGCAGAATACATTTCTTTATTGATTTGTCCATTTAATTTTTCAATTACTTCTTTTGATAACACTTTTGACTCCTTATTGTTTGAGATTGAATTCTCATTATATTTAAAAAATGAGAAAAAAATCATTGACTTTTAAAAAGTTTTTATTGCTAGAATCCAAACTTCAAGTGACGGGAGCCTATAAATAGGCTGAGAGTAAGCTGTGAGCTTAGACCGAACCGGATCTGGGTAATGCCAGCGTCGGGAACGCTAGAATCTATACTCCCCTCGCTTGTCATTTTTTAAAAAGGACAAGATGATGAAAACTTCTACTTTATTTTATATTTTAAGTTTTACCTCACTTTTTGGAGAAACCCTAGAAACCCCTCAAATAGAAGTCAAGGCCCCTGAGTATGCCACCAAGTCACAAAGCATACAAAGCGCAAAAAGTATCCAAGGCAAAGCATTAGAACAAAATTTTGCAACCTCAACTTCCAATCTCAATGCATTCTTTCCCAATCTCAAAATTTATCCTCAAGGAAGTGATACATTTCCGATGATCACCCTTAGGGGAGTTACTGGACCGGATTATTATTCTTATGTGCTTGGACTCTATGTCGATGGCGTTCCGCAAAGTCCAAATTTTATGATTCAAACATTGGGAGATATAGAATCTATTCGACTTATCAATGGTGCAGAGGGCCTCTTCTATGGAGAAAATGCTCCTTTGGGATTGATTGAAATTCAGACTAAAAACCCTCTTTCTAAAAACTATGCCAAAGCATCTGTGAGTGCTTCAATCTTGCAAGAAGATCTCAATGCCTACATTGGGTGGAATCTCCTTCCCAATACCTTATGGGGAAAAGCCAACTTTCGCTACATCCGAGACAATGGATTTTTAAAAGATCCTCAAAGCCAAAAAATGCTCAATAGCGGGGATAGTATCCTTGCTGGAGTAATCCTATACTATCTCCCAACAGAATCATTTCTCATCTGGGCAAATTACAACTACCACTACACACTCACACATAAAGATTTTTTTCTCTCTAAAGCTCAATTTGATTCTTTAAAATTTGAAAATGGAGAGCAAATCTCAGGCTATGAGGAATATCAAGCTGGAGTGCAAAACAAAATCTTTAATAAAAACCCATTCAATTCTCTTGAAGCACACAATGTAAGCCTCAAAATGGAATATTTTTTCTCAGATGCGACCCTCAGCTCAATGAGTGCCTTTCAAAAAACAAATACATTGGGCAATAGCTATCCTGGAATCTTTGTCAAAGATGAAAAGCGTGATGGAAACTACTACAACACCTTGCAATTCATCCAAGAAATCAAACTGCATAGCACTTACTCAAAGGGCATCGAAAGTATCATTGGGGCATATTACAAATTTTTCTTATTGGACAATGGGATGGATAATGTCCCCACAGGTAGCGCCTCAGGAGGAGTAGATGGGATGGGAGAACCTCCCCTTTATTACAATGGAACATGGCAAGCAAAAGAAAAAATCAATACTTTTGCCCTCTATGCAGATGCTTTTATTCCCTATGGCAATTGGAATTTTAACTTTGGAATCCGCTACCAACTTTATCAATCCTTCATTCACTCTCCACTGCCTCCTATGATGCCCCTGATGGCTCCATATAGTGATGTTGCCCTATTCCACGCTATCAATCCTCGCCTTAATATCTCTTATCATATCACTCCTGATCATTTCATCTTTTTGCAACTCTCCAACTTAACAAAACCAGGAGGATTCTCAAAATTTCCCTTTGCTGATACAGATACAATTCCTTACAAACAAGAACAAATCTATTCCATCGAACTAGGCAATCGCTCAAAATTCCTTAATCATTCCATTAAGTTTGATAGTTCGCTTTATGGGATTTTGAGAACCCAAACTCAGGCATATGTAGGAGAGGGATACAACAAAAGCATCACAAATATTGGCACATCTTATGCCTTTGGGATCGATTTGGAGGTTTCTTATCAAAACTCCTTTTTATCTTCTTTTGTCAATATCAATATGGGCTACTCTGCATTTGGGAAAGATGATAAAAACAAAGG
Coding sequences within:
- the ftnA gene encoding non-heme ferritin, whose protein sequence is MLSKEVIEKLNGQINKEMYSANLYLSMSSWCYAQGFDGAGAFLFAHADEESAHAKKLITYLNETDSKVELELIQKPMSEFSSLIDVFEKTYAHEVEITQSINELVDFTLSCKDYPTFNFLQWYVSEQHEEEALFRGIVDKLKMVSDSGNGLYLADQYIKSLIKG
- a CDS encoding TonB-dependent receptor — translated: MKTSTLFYILSFTSLFGETLETPQIEVKAPEYATKSQSIQSAKSIQGKALEQNFATSTSNLNAFFPNLKIYPQGSDTFPMITLRGVTGPDYYSYVLGLYVDGVPQSPNFMIQTLGDIESIRLINGAEGLFYGENAPLGLIEIQTKNPLSKNYAKASVSASILQEDLNAYIGWNLLPNTLWGKANFRYIRDNGFLKDPQSQKMLNSGDSILAGVILYYLPTESFLIWANYNYHYTLTHKDFFLSKAQFDSLKFENGEQISGYEEYQAGVQNKIFNKNPFNSLEAHNVSLKMEYFFSDATLSSMSAFQKTNTLGNSYPGIFVKDEKRDGNYYNTLQFIQEIKLHSTYSKGIESIIGAYYKFFLLDNGMDNVPTGSASGGVDGMGEPPLYYNGTWQAKEKINTFALYADAFIPYGNWNFNFGIRYQLYQSFIHSPLPPMMPLMAPYSDVALFHAINPRLNISYHITPDHFIFLQLSNLTKPGGFSKFPFADTDTIPYKQEQIYSIELGNRSKFLNHSIKFDSSLYGILRTQTQAYVGEGYNKSITNIGTSYAFGIDLEVSYQNSFLSSFVNINMGYSAFGKDDKNKGFLLIGGNKSHYDLRGQSTRFSPLLSFSAGADFAIYQSSNHSLVLANLLTFSSTYYLDDFNRQQDLVQKAFAIWDLSLIYTLFKHYEITLFTQNLTNSRYATSVLWDSNGKAYTAGNPFNLGVKFAYTF